AAGGACTGGCAGTTGAACGGCgtgagaccgtgagcggtttcggacactcctgagacAGACTAGAACCTGAACGAGTCTAGTGCAGAACAGCTGATAGCGCTCTTTTTCAAGAAATGTTGGGCATCTGGCAAAATATCCTTTGGAGCCAAAAATGCTTCCCACCGCCACAATAACAACGCAATTTTGCTAGAACTACCATCAGCCACTTGTGTTTTAAGTGCGATAAACTCCGGATCGGTTGCTTGCCGATCCCTGGCCACTGCTGCCCTGCCGAGACAAAACACGCCGTTCGTGTCGGCTAAATGTAAACACGCGCGAGAGTGCGGGCGTGCGAGCGCGCTCGGGCCAAAAGCAGAGCTGCACAAACAACTGTGTGCGCTATTTTTTCGCCATATGGCAGGAGGGCGCACAGGACGGGCGGCTAATTACGAACGCGTGGaaataaatattgatttttccaAACAACCGCTCACTGAGCGCGGGATGGTAGCGCAAAGCTGGGGTAAAGGCAATACATGTGGCCTGCCGTGGGTTCCGTGCGCTTCATTCCTGCggatcgtttgtttttcttttttcttttccttttcatccTACCGTTGCCTGTCTTTTTGATTCAAGATAAGCAGCCACCAACATAGCTTATCTCTCTCACCATGCTTTTGCTTAATTTATTTcctcttttcttccttcctttttccgTATGTCTAATAACGCAAATTGATAGATAGCGTTGATTCGATTTGTCGCTCCCTAAATGGATTACGGCAATTAAACGGCGCACAAATACAagcagatacacacacacacactggcactgGCACTGGCTGGTCCTTCCCATATGCCGTAGGTCAGTGTGCTGCCTGGTGGAGGGGGCAACAAAATTAGGTTAAGCATTTCCCGCGGCATCCAGCGCGATGAAAGCaagttaattattttccaaccagcctttcaacacacacacacacacacacacacacacacactcggtgcCACACTGATCCATTTGCCAGAAGCGGATTTTATTACCACTCACTCATAAATACCTGACGGGATATGATGGTTGTGGTTTGTGGGtgaggaaaaacacaaacacagagcgTCGGGAAacacgggggaaaaaaacatacacaaatttATAGTCTCGGAATGTCTGTCATGACCTGAGACGGCTCTGATGCGCGCTTTGATCGGAAAATGCATTTGCCTGCCccgccacatacacacagcggACTGGATTTACGAGCTCGCTTTTATTGAGGAAACCGAAGCAAACACCctcagaacacacacacacgccctcTCATCGAGCGCTATCTGTTTTATGTTTGCGCCTAATGGtaataaatttacattttacgtTTTGTGCGCGCTTTGCACAAAGAGCACACGGGGCTTGGTGCCGTCTTTCCCTTCGGCAGGTCCTGTACTGCCCCTTTTCCAGTGTGTCACCGAACCCGCCGCGGTTAAGTTGCGATTGATGGAGAAGCACAGTGGTTGATGGCGCCGAGTTTTCCGAGGTCGCTTTCCACTGCACCGTGGCGTGTTACATCCTTTGCCCGGGATGGCCGCCGCCTGGAACGAATTGTGCCGCTTTTGCCGCAGcgatggatttttgttttgtttttgaagcgATGGAAAAACACGATTTCCgtgtggaaaataaaacactcacatacacacacggtcACACGCGCACGAAACACAGCACCAGCGTGCGCTCGATTTGCacctttttccgtttttctaGTCCACTGCTGTGCGggtaaacaaaaagaaaaacgccaCTCGCTCGGGCACGTCCATCGGAACTAAACAGTGGCCGATGGTGGAAATCATGGCTAGGATATGCCAATTGTTTTCCCTACATTCCATCCCCGCACTTTTAGCGAACGTCCGCTCCATTGCTCGGGTACGtgcgcgctctctcgctcttggGGCCCGAGCCTGCACGAGCGCGCGGGAGAGATTTGAGCATTGGCGTCGGAAAAATCTCCCTCCCAATCAATGcagcacgtacacacacacacacacacacgcacggagcACTACAATGTTGGCTCCTTTCTTTGTTGGGGCGGACGGAGAGTGTCCCGAGATTGGAGTTCACGGCGTTCTCGGGACAACGACACACACGGAGCGGAGCGGAAAATCAAGGCACACGCGGTCGCGGTTTCTTTCCCCCGTTTTTGGCTCATGGGGATTAATGTTACCTATAACGACCTAATcgaacgggtgtgtgtgtgtgtgtgtatggtactgttttaaatgaaattataaAACTATTATAGGAAGCCATGCACAAAAGGTCAAAAAGGTCGCTAAAAGAGCGGATTCGACGGAGATACGATGGCGCGCTCCAAAAGACAGGGTTAGTGGGTTTCTGTTTAGCGACAGATTTCCCATTGGGTTGTTGAAATTGATTggttttgatgttgttttttttttcaagccaACATGCAGACGAtgcaaaaacaatattttcaaatacaaaaaaaaataatgtgatAACTGGACGACTACAGTCAACTGGATGAGATAAAATCTAAACGATGTTAGCATGTGTAAGCATTAACATGGGTAGATCTGGATAAGGGTAATTTTCAAAACTCATCTAAGGCACGTTTTTTTCTAGCATCTTGTTCCCAGAAACTCCCTAATGCACATCACATTGAAACTATACATTTGTGTGCATTGATCGCAATCACAAGGcctattcttatctggtataGGCTTCTCTTTAGACGAGACTACCTGGCCTGGGCAATCCAATAGATGCGTTGGTCATAACAAGGCCCGAcatttatttgtatatttgtatttGCTAAGTGATTGGCCATCATTAGCCTTGTCACTGATCTTATAAACTATCTAAGTTGTCTAGGGTAGCAATAAATAACATACACCATCACGGTACAATGTATCTCAGCAAGAAATGCAGGTTAATACAGGGAATTCCCGTCAAAAGAGTCATAGTGTGCATTAAATCTGATAGCCATCGCAGTCAAAGGTTCATTATCGCTGTATGCACGTCTAGTTTGGTTAACTCTTAGCAGCCTATAGTTTCTTAAAAGACGAGCAGGTACGTAGACAAGTATCGAGAGACTCGAGTctaaaaattaaacaccggGTGTGATAACTAGACATAATCAATTCCCAGACCAAAGCAAGGACTGATTATTTGGCTGCGTGATACTGATACAGGGACGAAACCAAAAAGATTTGGGAGGaatagaaaaaggaaaataactAAAGACAGCATCAAAAAAAAGTCTCGGAAGTGTATATAGGCCGGCATTACCGCGTAAGTTGATAAGccatgaagaagaagaagaaggagaagaagaagaagaaaaagaagaagaagaagaagaagaagaagaagaagaagaagaagaagaagaagaagaagaagaagaagaagaagaagaagaagaagaagaagaagtagaagaagaagaagaataaggtTTAATATTTCCAAGGTTTGCCTGGGTGTTGAAAGCTTCTCAACAATCTGGTTAACTCATGCCACGATTTGTTGAGCGTTTTCCAtaaaagttttgtttaaatttgttCGTCAAACTTGTTTCAAAAATGCCTGAACAATGCCAATAAATTGTAAGCACGATGACACgacgaaagaaaaaacgatccagaagcaacaaaaacatgtaAATGCTGTCAGAACGACCGATTTTGTTATTTCCCGAACTTCTTAAGGATTTTTCATAGAGCTAGTATCCTTTTACTGAAGCTAGTAGCTTTTTACCATACTGAACAAACCTTCTTGCTGGATCAGGGAGTCATAGCAATTGATCAGTATCAAcgtaaaataacaacaaaactatGTATGCCCAAAACAGGAACATTGAACCAATTAGTctgtttcaaaaaaaaatgttgaaatgcATGaggtttaaaataataaaattaatccaCAAAACCCCTGTAGCGTAGTTGTCAGTGCAAACGCAAGCAAACGCATTTGGCGCTGCTCCTACATCCATTGTTCGCCTGGCACTTAATCCGGACCGTTAAGTGAGCTGGGTTTTTCCTTGATGCCATTAAACCTAGCCTTACCCCCATGCCACCCAAACCCCACACCTCCCGTTGGACATTCAAAGTAAGCAATGATTAATAATCTAAATAAATGTCTGCTCCATCATGTGACTTTTGCATGTGAGGTTTTTAGCCAATTGGGACGGTTTCCAATCTCATTGGAAAACATCTCcatatttgtttttgaatgTGAAAAGCTGCttcagtgagagagagagagagagagagagagaggggggggaaTAAAACACGCCGCATCGTACGCAAACCATTCAAAGAAAAGCGCTGGACCGTAATGAACCGTGATCGGCTCGACGTTTGGAATGTTGTTTGCTAAGCAATTTTTCAATAATCCACTCCCTTGACGGACTGCCGACCTCGGTAATGTGTCCTTTGCCGGTCCACTACTTTGCCACTATCGAGGGGCCGGGGAGGACTTGTGTTTTATGTAACGTTGTGTGCCGCCGTTAATCCTATTACGGGTCATGGATTCTACAAATTCTtccaaacaagcacacacacgatgCATAGAATTGCATAATTCTTACTGTTACTTCTCaccacaaaaataaaacaacctaAAAAGCGCTTTGAAGTAGCCCCCCCCCTACGCCAGCCAGCTTACCTTAAAGCTAAGTAACTGCTCTGCTGCATCCGCAACCGGGAAAGGATTGATTGGTGGGGAGTGTGACTGCGCCGACTCCCGCGCTAATCGTCCTGATCGCACCCCGTTAACCGCTCGGGGCTGTCGTCCTCGTACGGCTCAATCTTCGGCGTCCAGAAGAAGATGTAGTAGAGCGAGAGGAGCAGCGCGGCAAACGACACCGTAAACAGATAGATGCACACCACGATCACACGGACCCATTTGGGTTCCTCCTTTTTCTTCGCGAACATGCCACCGTCGGCCGTCTCGGCATCGCGGGCGTACAGCGGCTCGGCCGCCTTCTGGTCACCAACACCGTCCATCTTTGgagaactgctgctgctacttgcTGCTACTACTGGCCTAGACTAGTCTAGATGATTGTGTTGTGTCCTGCTGGACGGTTTGCACTGCACTAAGCCTGTGAGCTGTGGTTGGCCGTGTGTATCGTCCGCCACTGACTAGCCGCCTGCGTGAAACTCGCCGACGCCAACGACTGcctgcgtatgtgtgtgtgtgtgtgtgtgtgtgtgttggggggTGAATTTTCCGGACGACCAACGACCGGACACGTTTGCCAAACGCGCCCCAAGTGAAAGTGATGCGACCGAGCGGCTCAATGTGCGACCTGTTACGCCACCGTGTGTCGTAATGCTCCCGTCTTcaacgtgcgtgtgtgtgcgcagaTATTTCCCACGGGAGGAGGGTTTTTCGTCCTGCACTGCTTCGCAATCAATTAGGGAGAACTGTGGGTAGGGAAGGAGATCTGGGCGCAGTGGGTAGAAGACCTTCACTGGCCAGGCTTCCTCACACAACACCGGAAGAATCCGGCGttcctgtggttatggatttAATCGGCTTTGCGACACGTTATGGCATCGGGCTCTCGAGTTCGCTTGCTCGGCCGGAGACGGCAACAAAGCTTTAAACGTGCGTCATATGACTCCCcgcatatgtgtgtgagtgtgtctttCATTCTATGGCGCATGGTCAAAAATTTCCTCCTTATTGGTTTATATCTTTCTCCGGTGGCATTACGGTAGGCTTTTCCCCGCGCACACCCTTCAGAAGGTATTAGATGGTGGCCTTCCGTCTGTCTGTCGAGTGTGTGGAGTTGTTTAAAATTGTGCAACGGTCAGAAGACGATTggacgagagagaaaaagagacagtaacagagagagaggccaACGATGTGCGCCGAGAGAGATCGGATTGTGATAGTTACGTTTTCTGCGCAGTGTAGAGAGAAACGTAGATCAAGCATCGGGGTCCAACATCCAACCCAGACTGGAAGTAATTGCGCATCTTGAAGGCTCCAAACACGTGGATGGTAATTTTTAAAAGAAGTTTGAGCGTATTCAGAAAATGAATAGAACACATGTATTACTATCtcaaataatattaaaaaaggaATAGATTAAGAACTCATATCAGCTTGGGATCAATTCCAGGAATGGCATGGGATCGGTTTTAGTTTCAAGAATGGTGTGGTTTCAGAATATGTTTCAGGAATGCTCTGGATTTAGGATTAATTCCAGATCTAATATGGGTttatgatcagttccaggaccaggCTATCGATCAAGTATTAATTCCACAAGAGTATGGGTTCCTGAAAGGTTCCAGCTCCGTTATGTACTAGAACCAATTGAAGAAAGGCTATGGGTTAAGCATCAGTTTGAGGTTTGGGATTCAACGGTACAAAACCGGGATCAATTTCAGGACCGGTATAAGGtaaggatcagttccaggccTGGAATGGTTCTAAGATATGTTCCAGGTTCGGTATGGGTTGAAGATCCGTTTTAGGAAAGGTTTTTAGGAACCAATACACTACTTTTTTCAGGACAGGTACGGGTTTAATATCAGTTCCAGTCCCGGAATGGCTTTGGGGCCCTGAAACATGGACCGATCGGATTCAGCATTAGCTCTAGGACCGGGTTGAGGATCAGTTCAAGGAGTGGTTTGAGGTAAGAATAAGTTCCAGAATCGATTAGGAATCTGGATCAGTTTTCCCAGGTAACATTTGTTCTAAATTTTTAACCATGATCTGTTCGAATGGTGCTCCAGAAACCAAAAAATATGGATTTCTGTGGGATAAACCGTGTAGAAAGTATCTAaatttcgtttgtgtgtgcgaatgACCTTCTTCTATTGGATGAAGATGCCGTCCAATTTGTTTTAGATTAATTTGCTTGAATATTTGGCGCAAAACGAAGGTACATTTCGTACGGCGTTATTTGGTGAAAATTcgatgggttttttgttgttgtataaaATAAACTATACGACCAGTAATAAGCATTGGAAACGTTATTTTCCAAAGGATAGAGAAGAAAGTATCGAAAAATACACTTCACAGTCGATTTTAAAGAGCTTTTTtctaaactggtgcagtttaagagAAGTTTAAGGtgccagtttaagggaaataGCTCGAAACCCCGATTTTAGAACTCGAAAATGTGAATTGGGTTAGGTCCAGTAGCGCAGTGATCTCAGAAATGTTGAAGGGTGTGGGTTTAGGATAAGTTTAGGTTCCAAAAACAAATGTGGGTGTATTCTGCTCGGATCTTCCCCGAATGCTGTCATTCGTCATAACTGCTTTGTCCACGCTAGCAAGCTTCAACAGGTTCATCTGGAAACCCGCAAATGGGCTGACTCCGAAGGTTGTTGGCGACCGGGATTTTCTGGCCTAGATTGAAGTGAAGTGTCGAGACACATTTAGCCATAAATATTCCGACTTCAATGATCGTCGAAATGAATGCTGAAGATGCTGGCATATGTTGACTGTGATTATCCTCAGAAGGACGTAATGTGAGCCGAATGTTACACGAAGGTTATATGGATGCTTGgatgtttgaatatttgatcGAAGATTTGATGAGACTGAGCACGATTTCTACGAACCAGGACAGCAGGAACGCACTGCAGCTATAAAAATAagtcttttttattattcctgCAGTACATTCGTACTGAAGTAGAGCCGAATAGACTCAAGGTTTCTACATAACTGACCATTGaagtatttgtttatttctttatttatttatttcaattaattgctcggccacgttgggttacagccaatagtgcttactgactaaaGTGTATAATTATTCGGGAGTAAGAAGAGGCCGGAAGAGAGATGGAAGGAGTTTCTGGTGCgaaaaaggagcgaagacgggatcggtagacagaaTAGGATaggttgaaatcgaacagatctgacttactattaaaagacgaaatagctcttacaaaaggctcattgcgagcaaaacgtgcacgacatataggtaactggagacgaaaacgataacgtaaggtgcgacaaggcgcatacaaataaaaacgcGACAGAAGGgaaggagtatcaatcgtattaagcaatatgccagcaacgaaaaaagcctgagcgaccgagaggcggCGCTCCTACTTAgcaaggcctaatagagtgcatctatcgtcatacgaaggaagcggaaaagagtgatgacccagcgacctacgaaatacAATCCTCgtaaaacgtctctggatcctctcaatcctCTGGAGCAGAGATACTTGGACACGAGACCAGGCGATACAGGCATATTCCAGTACGGAACGGACTCAGcaacaataaagggacttaagaCATAAAGGATCGCGAATTGCAGtggacatgcgacaaatataaccaagacttttgttggctttgttgatgacatagtccgtATGCTCTTTGAAAGAGCGACTCGGGTCAAAGAAGACACCAAGATCCTTAGGCAAGGACACATGGGGAATAGGGGCATCACAGACGCATGAGTTATACTTGTAGAGGATCGGAAGAAAGAtaagacagaacatttttgcAGGGCACAGGACTAAACCGTTACAAgcacaccatgtagagaatttacagagccaggattgaaggactaaacaatcagctgtagaagatacaggaagaaaatgtttaacatCATCCGCATATAGCAAGAAGCCGTTAAGAAGAAGGATAGAAGTACAGTCATTGAGGAACAGAATGAACAGTAAGGGACTAAGGTATCCAATGACGATCCTCACGTGATGAATTTCGATCGATTCTGGTTTCCATCAAACGGAGGATATTGAGAATATCCTTGTTCAAATGCCAATGCATTTTGCTACTTTTCGTCGTTTTTTGCGAACGACAAGTAACTGTTTCGTAACGAGTTGGAGTTGAAAATAGTtcaaaatagttttgttttattggaaTCCGTTCCAAGTGTGAAATAATGCACGAATGATACATAATACGTAAAATCTTAAATCAAATATCGCATGTTCTGCATAACGCAAATAAGTAATGCTTGAAATTCTTACGACCGCCTTCTACTAAACCGCTTCATCTCACGCCAGGTAGGTACCGGGCACAGGCACAAATATGTATTCATCGCTGACCTCGGTTTGCACCGCCGCAACCTTGCACAGCAGCATGCTGGTGGGAAAATCGCGCAGCACATGCCGCTCCAAGCTGTCCATGGTGGCAGAGTAAATGTGCACTTCGGTCGAGCAAAACGGATCGGAGAACGCCGGCACCTGTCTGGTGAAGGTGTACCCATGCACAACCAGGCCCGAGTCCTCGAAGTTGGTGGCATCTTCGTACATCACCACCGCGCCGGTATCGGTCAAGGCAAACTGGTCGCGGAAGTTCCGACGCAGCTGGAACCCTCGTCGAACGGTCGCGATCGGGTCGTGGCCGACCGTCTGCACCGACGGCACATCCTCGCAGGCCGTATCCCAGCGCCGGTTCACCTCGACCTGCTGCAGCTCCAGCAGCCGGTGGACCGTCTGCGACAGACTGTACCCGCTGGAGTGCATCCACCGTCTAGCGTCGCGCTGTCGGCGCACGAACGGGTAGGCCGAGATGGTGTGCAGCTCGCCGAACCGGCACGTCTCCTCGTGCATGTGCAGCAGATGGTGCACGTGCTGGTTGACCAGCCGCGGGCTGTACACCGCCGCGTAGTCGGTGACGAAAATGTCCAGCAGAGCGGCCGCCATCTGCCACCGAGCTTTGTAGTACGAGGTCGACAGCATCGTTACCGCCACAAACAGCAGCATAAAATGGCTGTACACTCCATCGGGCATGCGGCCCCGCAGCACGGCCAACCCGGCAAACTGCAGGAACGCCAGATGCTCCTCTGCCGTCCACAACGCCACGCAGCGTAGGTCGCGCAGCGTCCGTTCGTACCCGGTAGGCAGCTGGAGCCGCTCGAGATGGGCCGAGATTGCCCGCTTCTGCGACGGCAGCAGCTTACAGTCGATGCCCTGGTAACCGTTCACCCACAACTGCAGCAGTTGGGCCAGCACGCCCAGCTCCGTTAGCTGCCGGCGTTCGGTCACCACGATGTCCAGGACGAGATCGCAGTTTTCCAGTTCGCGCAGCGGCGTCCAGTGACTCACGTGCCCCGGGTAGTGCTCGTCACGAAACAGCGTGTCCGTGCGTGGTTCGCACGCCGTCTCGTACTTGTAGTACACCAGCTTACCGTCCGTTTCCGGCACGCTGGTGCACTTGAGGCAGCAGTCGATCTCGTCGACACCTGCAAAGAGCAAAAGAAGCACAGTGGCACCATTAGGTACGTGCTTGCGCATTGTACCTCCAAACGCCGGTTACCTCCAACCTACCCTTGATAAAGGCACGGGCCGGTTTGTTAGCAATGATTGCCCGCAGGCATACCCAGTACGTCTGGTCGCGTATGGTAAGGCCCTGCCGCTGCAGCTCGTTCAGCTCGTCCACGAACTTGCGCAGATATTCCTCGGCGCTGCCGGGCGCGGTGTCGCCACTGTAAAGCGAAACCGTCATCACGGGCGTGCCGGGCACGTTGTGCACCTTCATGAGCATCGTCCAGAAGTGGGTGCCATCGCGCAGTTGCTGACCGTTTACGCAAAAGTCCAGGATGAGACCATCTTCGGTCGGCTGCACGAAGCTgcaacagacaaacaaaaccacgtgTACGCAATGCAGAAGAAGCCAGTTGCCAGTGTGCTTACCGATAGTACGCTTGCAGGCTTTCGGCGATGCTCTGGTACCACATGCTGCCTCCACTGATGGACACGATCTTG
The Anopheles arabiensis isolate DONGOLA chromosome X, AaraD3, whole genome shotgun sequence DNA segment above includes these coding regions:
- the LOC120906598 gene encoding uncharacterized protein LOC120906598; this encodes MGDNKTFLGALRPDQVSALASAVARVRGSLEAYFRHMKEPVKRNGLVYIRGSQAYERRIRKLYNCTPHRGRVRAPPSHPRRPFPLEIAPEPEQTEAAANLLRPAENEDAMEEQQEAEAVEEEEEEWVAPYSSVERDSEPDDDEDDAVPPEASDTDRPYGDASLAEGLRLWVAENGVPDRTVDRLLGHLRQCAPQLALPRNARSFGGTMRSPFVLSKIVSISGGSMWYQSIAESLQAYYRFVQPTEDGLILDFCVNGQQLRDGTHFWTMLMKVHNVPGTPVMTVSLYSGDTAPGSAEEYLRKFVDELNELQRQGLTIRDQTYWVCLRAIIANKPARAFIKGVDEIDCCLKCTSVPETDGKLVYYKYETACEPRTDTLFRDEHYPGHVSHWTPLRELENCDLVLDIVVTERRQLTELGVLAQLLQLWVNGYQGIDCKLLPSQKRAISAHLERLQLPTGYERTLRDLRCVALWTAEEHLAFLQFAGLAVLRGRMPDGVYSHFMLLFVAVTMLSTSYYKARWQMAAALLDIFVTDYAAVYSPRLVNQHVHHLLHMHEETCRFGELHTISAYPFVRRQRDARRWMHSSGYSLSQTVHRLLELQQVEVNRRWDTACEDVPSVQTVGHDPIATVRRGFQLRRNFRDQFALTDTGAVVMYEDATNFEDSGLVVHGYTFTRQVPAFSDPFCSTEVHIYSATMDSLERHVLRDFPTSMLLCKVAAVQTEVSDEYIFVPVPGTYLA